A window from Sandaracinaceae bacterium encodes these proteins:
- a CDS encoding HemK/PrmC family methyltransferase, which produces MADDWSIRRVLDWTAKDFRERGLGSPRLDAELIVGDALSLNRVGLYLELDRPLSDEELVAIRDRVKRRRGREPVAYIVGHREFWGRRFDVSPAVLVPRPDTETLVQRALDLVPKPPKRRFLPPEPEPEPEPGPAAEGESAEDVPAAPEMAIEPPPEALEAPPELAEPPQDPAMKPREARILDLCTGSGCIGLTLAAERPHVRVDLTDASAEALAVARQNAERHALGDRARFLEGDLFAPVGDAAYHLIVCNPPYVTEAELAECDPEVRDHEPRMALVPGPGGLELIERLVAEAGAHLERGGTLLIEVGADQARRVEQLAAAQPWCAETRVHEDLGGIERVVEARRG; this is translated from the coding sequence GTGGCGGACGACTGGAGCATTCGACGCGTCCTGGACTGGACGGCGAAGGACTTTCGCGAGCGAGGCCTCGGCTCGCCGCGGCTCGACGCCGAGCTGATCGTCGGCGACGCGCTCTCGCTGAACCGCGTCGGGCTCTACCTGGAGCTCGATCGCCCGCTGAGCGACGAGGAGCTGGTCGCGATCCGCGACCGGGTGAAGCGCCGGCGAGGGCGCGAGCCGGTCGCCTACATCGTCGGGCACCGCGAGTTCTGGGGCCGGCGCTTCGACGTCAGCCCCGCGGTCCTCGTGCCTCGGCCCGACACCGAGACCCTCGTGCAGCGCGCGCTCGATCTCGTGCCAAAGCCGCCGAAGCGGCGCTTCCTGCCGCCGGAGCCGGAGCCGGAGCCGGAGCCTGGGCCGGCTGCCGAGGGCGAGAGCGCGGAGGACGTCCCGGCCGCGCCGGAGATGGCGATCGAGCCGCCGCCGGAGGCGCTGGAGGCGCCGCCCGAGCTCGCCGAGCCGCCGCAGGACCCGGCCATGAAGCCTCGGGAGGCGCGCATCCTCGATCTCTGCACCGGGAGCGGCTGCATCGGCCTGACCCTCGCCGCGGAGCGCCCGCACGTGCGCGTGGATCTCACCGACGCCTCGGCCGAGGCGCTCGCCGTCGCGCGACAGAACGCCGAGCGGCACGCGCTGGGCGATCGCGCTCGCTTCCTGGAGGGCGACCTCTTCGCCCCCGTCGGGGACGCCGCGTACCACCTGATCGTGTGCAATCCGCCTTACGTGACGGAGGCCGAGCTCGCCGAGTGTGATCCCGAGGTGCGGGACCACGAGCCGCGCATGGCCCTGGTGCCCGGCCCTGGCGGGCTGGAGCTGATCGAGCGGCTGGTCGCGGAGGCCGGCGCGCACCTCGAGCGCGGGGGCACGCTGCTGATCGAGGTCGGGGCCGATCAGGCGCGCCGCGTGGAGCAGCTGGCCGCCGCGCAGCCGTGGTGCGCCGAGACCCGGGTGCACGAGGACCTCGGCGGCATCGAGCGCGTGGTCGAGGCCCGCCGCGGCTGA
- a CDS encoding VWA domain-containing protein: MGFEAPLALLALAAAALPVIAHLLRRQDLPRRRLPTVALLRRAEASSKRRVRLVDLLLLIVRVLLITLAALAIAGPFVRERLAYGDGSVASVAIVIDDSMSMAGRGEPTLLARSVERANAIVSSLPGGSEVAIVLGGASPRTLVSRTTELDRAARALAAIPERSARGSDLAAALERAERELAGARHADRRIVVLSDLAAHAGAEDASPPGPGVSVQFERVGEDVDARNAAVVLARATPDPTTPGQVSIAVEIRASADFEGQRLPLRLERAGEALVRTEVAIERGGARATLHAPVSADEPGAAVVLEVDDALDADDTRPVLLRPPAGVRVLLVHGDASGDEARFLDRALDLAPDDEGALSRRSVDPDTFAAMDLADAEVVVLVDAPTPSRRVAERLAAHVEAGGGLWIAPGDHFDAREVEARLGELLPARPQPAISSEVEGPVPAPGHDLFPAGASGLEGTQTRRRVGFEGVDPDAEVVLRFADDSPALLLGRHGDGRVALSATTLGDEWTTLPYRPGFLPLVARMARRLAPRASTPDAPIAPGTAIRLRPPAGVVRLRVSGPAGELRDLRGDDLGESVALEDTVAAGVYRVQVATTDRPLHEEARLAFLVAAPAEESDLTPGDVPEGTDARGAQTSSTTAVRPLAPWLFLLVGLLAIAEAALRLRASHLARASA, from the coding sequence ATGGGCTTCGAAGCCCCGCTCGCGCTGCTCGCGCTGGCCGCCGCCGCGCTGCCGGTGATCGCCCACCTGCTGCGCCGCCAGGATCTTCCCCGGCGCCGGCTGCCGACCGTGGCGTTGCTGCGGCGCGCGGAGGCCTCGAGCAAGCGGCGGGTGCGGCTGGTCGACCTCCTGCTCCTCATCGTGCGGGTGCTCCTGATCACGCTCGCCGCGCTCGCCATCGCGGGGCCGTTCGTGCGCGAGCGGCTGGCGTACGGAGACGGCTCGGTGGCCAGCGTGGCGATCGTGATCGACGACTCGATGTCGATGGCGGGCCGCGGCGAGCCGACCCTGCTCGCCCGCTCGGTGGAGCGCGCCAACGCCATCGTGAGCAGCCTGCCGGGCGGCTCGGAGGTGGCCATCGTGCTCGGTGGCGCGTCGCCCCGCACCCTGGTGAGCCGGACGACGGAGCTGGACCGGGCGGCGCGCGCGCTCGCCGCCATCCCCGAGCGCAGCGCCCGCGGGAGCGACCTGGCCGCGGCGCTCGAGCGCGCGGAGCGCGAGCTGGCGGGCGCCCGGCACGCCGATCGCCGGATCGTGGTGCTGAGCGATCTGGCCGCCCACGCCGGCGCGGAGGACGCGAGCCCGCCCGGGCCCGGGGTCTCGGTGCAGTTCGAGCGCGTGGGCGAAGACGTGGACGCGCGAAACGCCGCGGTGGTCCTCGCGCGCGCGACGCCGGATCCGACCACGCCCGGTCAGGTCTCGATCGCGGTCGAGATCCGCGCGAGCGCCGACTTCGAGGGGCAGCGTCTGCCGCTGCGCCTGGAGCGGGCGGGCGAGGCGCTGGTGCGCACGGAGGTTGCGATCGAGCGGGGCGGCGCTCGCGCGACCTTGCACGCCCCCGTCTCGGCGGACGAGCCCGGCGCGGCGGTGGTGCTCGAGGTCGACGACGCGCTCGACGCCGACGACACCCGGCCGGTGTTGCTCCGCCCGCCGGCGGGGGTGCGGGTCTTGCTCGTGCACGGGGACGCGTCCGGAGACGAGGCGCGCTTCCTCGACCGCGCGCTCGATCTCGCGCCCGACGACGAGGGCGCCCTGAGCCGACGCAGCGTGGACCCGGACACGTTCGCCGCCATGGACCTGGCCGACGCCGAGGTCGTGGTGCTCGTCGACGCGCCCACCCCCTCGCGGCGCGTGGCCGAGCGGCTCGCCGCGCACGTGGAGGCGGGCGGCGGGCTGTGGATCGCGCCGGGGGATCACTTCGACGCCCGGGAGGTCGAGGCGCGGCTCGGCGAGCTGCTCCCGGCGCGCCCTCAGCCCGCGATCTCGAGCGAGGTGGAGGGCCCCGTCCCCGCCCCCGGGCACGATCTCTTTCCCGCCGGGGCGAGCGGTCTGGAGGGCACGCAGACCCGCCGCCGCGTCGGCTTCGAGGGCGTCGACCCCGACGCCGAGGTGGTCCTGCGCTTCGCCGACGACAGCCCCGCGCTCCTGCTCGGGAGGCACGGCGACGGCCGCGTGGCGCTCAGCGCGACCACGCTCGGCGACGAGTGGACCACGCTCCCCTACCGGCCCGGCTTCCTCCCGCTGGTGGCGCGCATGGCCCGTCGACTCGCGCCGCGGGCGAGCACCCCGGACGCGCCGATCGCGCCCGGCACCGCGATCCGCCTCCGCCCGCCGGCCGGGGTCGTCCGGCTCCGCGTGAGCGGCCCCGCGGGCGAGCTCCGCGATCTGCGCGGCGACGACCTGGGGGAGAGCGTCGCGCTGGAGGACACGGTGGCGGCCGGCGTCTACCGGGTCCAGGTCGCGACCACCGACCGGCCGCTGCACGAGGAGGCGCGGCTCGCGTTCCTCGTCGCGGCGCCGGCCGAGGAGTCCGATCTGACGCCGGGCGACGTGCCGGAGGGCACCGACGCCCGCGGCGCGCAGACCTCGAGCACCACCGCGGTGCGCCCCCTCGCGCCGTGGCTCTTCCTCCTCGTCGGCCTGCTCGCCATCGCGGAGGCCGCCCTGCGTCTCCGCGCCTCGCACCTGGCGCGCGCCTCGGCCTGA
- a CDS encoding DUF58 domain-containing protein, with product MSEGRALDPEVAKRVANLSVTARKAVDGLLSGIHKSPHRGASVVFVEHREYRPGDDLRLLDWRAYARSDRHQIKRFEQETHLRATLVVDRSGSMAYAGEGRRTKSEHAATLLASLALILVRQGDAAGLAVFDTAIRDRLPPRTKPAHLEEILRALSEPPVMGTETSLHASLTQVAERAGRRGLIALASDLLDFDERALEPLSWLVGHGHEVIVFQVMDPDELELPFDDPARFEGFEGEAALDADPEALRDAYLREVGAFLAGCRSKCVSLGARYVLARTDEPVETTLASVLTSARRKGFG from the coding sequence GTGAGCGAGGGGCGCGCGCTCGACCCCGAGGTCGCGAAGCGCGTCGCGAACCTCTCGGTGACGGCGCGCAAGGCCGTCGACGGCCTGCTCAGCGGGATCCACAAGAGCCCGCACCGCGGCGCGAGCGTGGTCTTCGTCGAGCACCGCGAGTACCGCCCCGGCGACGACCTGCGGCTGCTCGACTGGCGCGCCTACGCGCGCAGCGACCGGCACCAGATCAAGCGCTTCGAGCAGGAGACGCACCTGCGGGCGACGCTCGTCGTCGATCGCTCCGGCTCGATGGCCTACGCGGGAGAGGGGCGCCGGACCAAGTCCGAGCACGCCGCCACCCTCCTCGCCTCGCTCGCGCTCATCCTCGTGCGCCAGGGCGACGCGGCCGGGCTCGCCGTCTTCGACACCGCCATCCGAGACCGGCTCCCACCCCGCACCAAGCCAGCGCACCTGGAGGAGATCCTCCGCGCCCTGTCCGAGCCGCCGGTGATGGGCACAGAGACGTCGCTGCACGCCAGCTTGACGCAGGTCGCCGAGCGCGCGGGGCGCCGGGGGCTGATCGCGCTCGCGAGCGACCTGCTCGACTTCGACGAGCGCGCGCTCGAGCCGCTCTCGTGGCTCGTGGGGCACGGGCACGAGGTCATCGTCTTCCAGGTGATGGATCCGGACGAGCTGGAGCTGCCCTTCGACGACCCGGCGCGCTTCGAGGGCTTCGAAGGAGAGGCCGCGCTCGACGCCGACCCGGAGGCGCTGCGCGACGCCTACCTGCGCGAGGTCGGCGCCTTCCTCGCGGGGTGCCGGAGCAAGTGCGTCTCCCTCGGCGCCCGCTACGTGCTCGCGCGCACGGACGAGCCGGTCGAGACCACCCTCGCCAGCGTGCTGACGAGCGCGCGGCGGAAGGGGTTCGGCTGA
- a CDS encoding MoxR family ATPase, producing the protein MTEASSPETEPQPDVAPRDADPVAKTNGKDHDDVAQVARLAEARLRIVEQLEKRIVGQKDVIELMLISLFARGHGLFVGVPGLAKTLLITTLAEVLSLESNRIQFTPDLMPSDITGTDVLEEDAATGERRFRFVRGPVFTNVLLADEINRTPPKTQAALLQAMAEGRVTAGGKTYPLEPPYLVFATQNPIEQEGTYPLPEAQLDRFLFQIDVGYPSEAEEVEIVQRTTAPVLDAPEAVLGRDEILALQELVPRVPVAPHVVAHAVALARASRPDAPSAPEAVKTFVAFGAGPRASQALILGAKARAVLDGRFAAEADDVRALAHPVLRHRIVASFRAEAEGVRATDVIDAILEAVKP; encoded by the coding sequence ATGACCGAAGCTTCCAGCCCCGAGACCGAGCCTCAGCCGGACGTCGCCCCTCGCGACGCGGATCCGGTCGCCAAGACGAACGGCAAGGACCACGACGACGTCGCCCAGGTCGCCCGCCTGGCCGAGGCGCGGCTGCGCATCGTGGAGCAGCTCGAGAAGCGCATCGTCGGTCAGAAGGACGTCATCGAGCTGATGCTCATCAGCCTCTTCGCGCGGGGGCACGGCCTCTTCGTCGGCGTGCCCGGGCTGGCCAAGACGCTGCTGATCACCACCCTGGCCGAGGTGCTCTCGCTCGAGAGCAACCGCATCCAGTTCACGCCCGACCTGATGCCGAGCGACATCACCGGGACCGACGTGCTGGAGGAGGACGCGGCCACGGGCGAGCGCCGCTTCCGGTTCGTGCGCGGGCCGGTGTTCACCAACGTGCTCCTGGCCGACGAGATCAACCGCACGCCCCCCAAGACCCAGGCCGCGCTCCTGCAGGCGATGGCCGAGGGGCGCGTGACGGCGGGCGGCAAGACCTACCCGCTCGAGCCGCCCTACCTCGTCTTCGCCACCCAGAACCCCATCGAGCAGGAGGGCACCTATCCCCTGCCCGAGGCGCAGCTCGACCGCTTCCTCTTCCAGATCGACGTCGGCTACCCGAGCGAGGCGGAGGAGGTCGAGATCGTCCAGCGCACCACGGCGCCGGTGCTCGACGCCCCGGAGGCGGTGCTGGGACGCGACGAGATCCTCGCGTTGCAGGAGCTCGTGCCGCGCGTTCCCGTCGCGCCCCACGTGGTCGCGCACGCGGTCGCCCTCGCCCGCGCCTCCCGGCCCGACGCGCCGAGCGCGCCCGAGGCCGTGAAGACCTTCGTCGCCTTCGGCGCCGGCCCCCGCGCGAGCCAGGCGCTCATCCTCGGGGCCAAGGCGCGCGCGGTCCTCGACGGGCGCTTCGCGGCCGAAGCCGACGACGTCCGCGCGCTGGCCCACCCCGTGCTCCGTCACCGCATCGTCGCGAGCTTTCGCGCCGAGGCCGAGGGCGTGCGCGCCACGGACGTGATCGACGCCATCCTCGAGGCCGTGAAGCCGTGA
- a CDS encoding tetratricopeptide repeat protein, with protein sequence MTRRALVLLCLALPASASALPSGADGRALRDAADALSELRLEDAERTVTRLAREHPEDPDVRFERGMLRFYQGDYAGAAQDVEAAGDGARLRSPDDRASLRALIVATRDATRGFVTARSADGRYVVKHAPGPDAVLVPYAIEAMRAADEALSADLGVRVPGPLRLEIYPSAASLADVSTLTVRDIETTGTIALCKWDRLMVTSPRALVRGYPWMDTIGHELVHLFLSRASRDRAPVWLQEGVAKFLERRWRGEAPAAHLDPAAEALLTSAVRDGSLLPFDRLHPSIARLPSQEQAALAFAQVATFVERFHGEHGGEGLRDAIRRVAEGTDAREAMAAVAGSPFAELERSWQAALRDRPAPEGDAPRLMGLRLRQGPGEPDDAQDVEQERARRHLRLGDLLWDRRRPRAASVEYGRANELAPDDPIVAARFARAALTGGEPAEAVRALARFRERYPDHAPTWAVSGAAWLALGDRALARDALREAIRINPFDPQPHCDLSVAADDDAERTQERQSCQQLGGSPAR encoded by the coding sequence ATGACGCGCCGCGCGCTGGTGTTGCTCTGCCTGGCCCTCCCCGCGAGCGCGTCCGCCCTCCCCTCCGGCGCGGACGGGCGCGCGCTGCGCGACGCGGCGGACGCGCTGAGCGAGCTCCGCCTCGAGGACGCCGAGCGCACGGTCACGCGGCTGGCGCGCGAGCACCCCGAGGATCCCGACGTGCGCTTCGAGCGCGGGATGCTGCGCTTCTACCAGGGGGACTACGCGGGCGCGGCCCAGGACGTGGAAGCGGCCGGGGACGGCGCGCGGCTGCGGAGCCCGGACGATCGGGCCTCCCTGCGCGCGCTGATCGTCGCCACGCGCGACGCCACGCGCGGGTTCGTCACCGCCCGCTCTGCCGACGGGCGCTACGTCGTGAAGCACGCGCCGGGGCCGGACGCGGTGCTGGTCCCCTACGCGATCGAGGCGATGCGCGCGGCGGACGAGGCGCTCAGCGCGGATCTCGGGGTGCGTGTCCCCGGCCCGCTCCGGCTCGAGATCTACCCGAGCGCGGCGAGCCTCGCCGACGTCTCGACCCTGACGGTGCGGGACATCGAGACCACCGGCACCATCGCGCTGTGCAAGTGGGACCGGCTGATGGTGACCTCGCCGCGCGCGCTGGTCCGCGGTTACCCCTGGATGGACACCATCGGGCACGAGCTCGTGCACCTGTTCTTGTCTCGGGCGTCTCGTGACCGCGCGCCGGTCTGGCTGCAGGAGGGCGTCGCGAAGTTCCTGGAGCGTCGATGGCGTGGCGAGGCGCCGGCCGCGCACCTCGATCCGGCCGCGGAGGCGCTCCTGACCTCGGCCGTGCGCGACGGCTCGCTCCTGCCCTTCGACCGCCTGCATCCGTCGATCGCGCGGCTCCCCTCCCAGGAGCAGGCCGCGCTGGCGTTCGCGCAGGTCGCCACCTTCGTGGAGCGCTTCCACGGCGAGCACGGCGGAGAGGGGCTGCGCGACGCGATCCGCCGCGTGGCCGAGGGCACCGACGCGCGCGAGGCGATGGCGGCCGTCGCGGGCTCGCCCTTCGCCGAGCTCGAGCGCAGCTGGCAAGCCGCGCTGCGTGATCGACCGGCCCCCGAGGGCGACGCGCCGCGGCTGATGGGGCTGCGGCTCCGGCAAGGCCCCGGCGAGCCCGACGACGCGCAGGACGTCGAGCAGGAGCGCGCGCGGCGTCACCTCCGGCTCGGCGACCTGCTCTGGGATCGCCGCCGCCCGCGCGCCGCCTCGGTGGAGTACGGCCGCGCGAACGAGCTGGCGCCGGACGATCCGATCGTGGCCGCGCGCTTCGCCCGCGCCGCGCTGACCGGCGGGGAGCCCGCCGAGGCCGTGCGCGCCCTCGCCCGCTTCCGCGAGCGCTACCCGGATCACGCGCCCACCTGGGCCGTCTCGGGCGCCGCGTGGCTCGCCCTCGGGGATCGCGCGCTGGCGCGAGACGCCTTGCGCGAGGCGATCCGGATCAACCCCTTCGACCCCCAGCCCCACTGCGATCTGTCGGTCGCCGCGGACGACGACGCCGAGCGGACGCAGGAGCGCCAGTCGTGTCAGCAGCTCGGCGGCAGCCCCGCGCGATAG